In one window of Opitutus sp. GAS368 DNA:
- a CDS encoding Rne/Rng family ribonuclease, protein MNDQPTNSGAPSDAASHHEEELAQPPPQKHSEPLTADQLRQQSKERAADRPILQKILSIFRKEKGTFRELVINSEPLEKRVALLVDGTLDRFEIERDSDNRMVGGIYKGRIKNLDPGLKAAFVDIGYNKNAFLHYWDMLPAAADSSVEVVRVNKKKDAGPRKAEPTVKDIPGLYPPGTDIVIQVTKGPIGTKGPRTTTNLSLPGRYLILTPFSDGCGISRKIEDPLERKRLKTLINELTIPEGMGVIVRTAGEGKKPRYFVRDLHLLLTKWTEIQRKMETDRAPACLYQEPDIVERTVRDFLTEDIDRVLVDNEDDFKRTQEYVGQISSRSKGKIVYYKDSIPVFERYNIERQIEQTFQRRVPLPSGGEIVIDETEALISIDVNTGSHKSRSGDEKNTIFQVNMEAATEISRQIRLRNIGGLVIMDFIDMKERRHRNAVYDRMVELMSEDKAKTHILPISSLGIMQMTRQRQQESLSANLYTSCPYCRGRAVVKSATTMSVELQRKLSSVARRLQARKDGKEYSLRVHVHPSILERLRVEDSELLVRIEKTFGIKLAFRADPNYHVENFKIINANTNEEYR, encoded by the coding sequence ATGAACGACCAGCCCACCAACTCCGGCGCCCCTTCGGACGCCGCCTCACACCATGAAGAGGAACTCGCCCAACCCCCGCCGCAGAAGCACAGCGAGCCTCTCACTGCCGACCAACTCCGGCAGCAATCCAAGGAACGCGCCGCCGACCGGCCCATCCTCCAGAAAATCCTGAGCATTTTCCGGAAGGAAAAGGGCACCTTCCGCGAACTCGTCATCAACTCCGAGCCCCTCGAGAAGCGCGTCGCGCTGCTCGTGGACGGCACCCTCGACCGCTTCGAGATCGAGCGCGATTCCGACAACCGCATGGTCGGCGGCATCTACAAGGGCCGCATCAAGAACCTCGACCCCGGCCTCAAGGCCGCCTTCGTCGACATCGGCTACAACAAGAACGCCTTCCTCCATTACTGGGACATGCTCCCCGCCGCCGCCGACTCCTCCGTCGAGGTCGTCCGCGTCAACAAGAAGAAGGACGCCGGCCCGCGCAAGGCCGAGCCGACCGTCAAGGACATCCCCGGCCTCTACCCGCCGGGCACCGACATCGTCATCCAGGTGACCAAGGGCCCGATCGGCACCAAGGGCCCGCGCACCACGACGAATCTGTCCCTCCCCGGCCGCTACCTCATCCTCACGCCGTTCTCCGACGGCTGCGGCATCTCCCGCAAAATCGAGGATCCCCTCGAGCGCAAGCGCCTCAAGACCCTCATCAACGAGCTCACCATCCCCGAGGGCATGGGCGTCATCGTCCGCACCGCCGGCGAGGGCAAGAAGCCGCGTTACTTCGTCCGCGACCTGCACCTCCTCCTCACCAAGTGGACGGAGATCCAGCGCAAGATGGAGACCGACCGCGCCCCCGCCTGCCTCTACCAGGAGCCCGACATCGTCGAGCGCACCGTCCGCGACTTCCTCACCGAGGACATCGACCGCGTGCTCGTGGACAACGAGGACGACTTCAAGCGCACCCAGGAATACGTCGGCCAGATCTCCAGCCGCTCCAAGGGCAAGATCGTCTACTACAAGGACTCCATCCCGGTCTTCGAGCGTTACAACATCGAGCGCCAGATCGAGCAGACCTTCCAGCGCCGCGTGCCCCTGCCTTCCGGCGGCGAGATCGTGATCGACGAGACCGAGGCCCTCATCTCCATCGACGTCAACACCGGCTCCCACAAGAGCCGCTCCGGCGACGAGAAGAACACCATCTTCCAGGTCAACATGGAGGCGGCCACGGAGATCTCGCGCCAGATCCGGCTGCGCAACATCGGCGGCCTCGTGATCATGGACTTCATCGACATGAAGGAGCGGCGCCACCGCAACGCCGTCTACGACCGCATGGTCGAGCTCATGTCGGAGGACAAGGCCAAGACGCACATCCTGCCCATCTCGTCGCTCGGCATCATGCAGATGACCCGCCAGCGCCAGCAGGAGTCGCTCTCGGCCAACCTCTACACCAGCTGCCCCTACTGCCGCGGCCGCGCGGTGGTGAAATCGGCCACGACAATGTCGGTCGAGTTGCAGCGCAAGCTGTCCTCGGTCGCCCGCCGCCTGCAGGCCCGGAAGGACGGCAAGGAATACTCGCTCCGCGTCCACGTGCACCCCTCGATCCTCGAACGCCTCCGCGTCGAGGACTCCGAGCTGCTCGTCCGCATCGAGAAGACCTTCGGCATCAAACTGGCCTTTAGGGCTGATCCGAATTATCACGTCGAAAACTTCAAAATCATCAACGCGAACACGAACGAGGAGTATCGCTGA
- the rodA gene encoding rod shape-determining protein RodA produces MNFLRRLDLGSFFKLTTRERFDWITPVCVLCLSLFGVFFIYSAQLARDEADWIKQLVWLGLGLVVYVTTSLLDYRLWLKYAHFVYLAALAFLLLVLIPGIGTTHGMGARRWLGLPGLSAFQPSEFAKIAVMFAVASILTGSRLGTVKDSLQVLVKLALAVGIPMLLIIAEPDLGSALVIAPVVFAMLFVSNLSMRFFAGALGVFALLVGVVALDVWRYGNFMDENHLNYTKDRGAYEKQSWLPLKDYQRNRVLAFAMPDKIDPMGIGWNSRQSLISVGSGGLTGKGWTEGTQAKLGYLPPAVAHNDFIFSVIAEEKGFLGSITVIGLFGVVLWNGLRIAGLARDRFGALLALGVTVLFTVHVFVNIAMTIGLVPVKGIPLPFISYGGTFVLSCCLLQGLVQSVYRFRRDF; encoded by the coding sequence GTGAATTTTCTCCGCCGCCTCGATCTTGGCAGTTTCTTCAAGCTTACCACGCGCGAGCGGTTCGACTGGATCACGCCGGTGTGCGTGCTGTGCCTGAGCCTGTTCGGGGTCTTCTTCATCTACAGCGCGCAGCTCGCGCGGGACGAGGCCGACTGGATCAAGCAGCTCGTGTGGCTGGGCCTGGGCCTGGTGGTCTACGTGACGACCTCGCTGCTGGATTACCGCCTGTGGCTGAAATACGCGCACTTCGTCTACCTCGCCGCCTTGGCGTTCCTGCTGCTCGTGCTCATCCCGGGCATCGGCACCACCCATGGCATGGGCGCCCGGCGCTGGCTGGGCCTGCCCGGCCTGAGCGCGTTCCAGCCCTCGGAGTTCGCCAAGATCGCCGTCATGTTCGCCGTGGCGTCCATCCTCACCGGCTCCCGCCTCGGCACGGTCAAGGACTCGCTCCAAGTGCTCGTAAAATTGGCCCTTGCGGTGGGCATACCCATGCTGTTGATAATCGCCGAACCCGACCTCGGCAGCGCCCTCGTGATTGCTCCGGTGGTCTTCGCCATGCTGTTTGTTTCCAACCTTTCGATGCGCTTCTTTGCCGGGGCGCTGGGCGTGTTCGCCCTGCTCGTCGGCGTGGTCGCCCTCGATGTCTGGCGCTACGGTAACTTCATGGACGAGAACCACCTGAATTATACCAAGGATCGGGGCGCCTATGAAAAGCAGTCCTGGCTGCCACTGAAGGATTACCAGCGCAACCGCGTGCTGGCGTTCGCCATGCCGGACAAGATCGACCCCATGGGCATCGGCTGGAACAGCCGGCAATCGCTCATCTCGGTCGGCTCCGGCGGCCTGACCGGCAAGGGCTGGACCGAGGGCACCCAGGCCAAGCTCGGCTACCTGCCGCCCGCCGTGGCACACAACGACTTTATTTTCTCCGTCATCGCGGAGGAGAAGGGATTTTTGGGAAGCATCACCGTCATCGGGTTGTTTGGCGTGGTGTTGTGGAACGGACTGCGGATCGCCGGGCTCGCCCGCGACCGCTTCGGCGCGTTACTGGCGCTGGGTGTCACGGTGCTCTTCACCGTGCATGTGTTCGTCAACATCGCCATGACCATCGGCCTGGTGCCGGTTAAAGGCATACCGCTTCCCTTCATTAGCTACGGCGGCACTTTCGTGCTCAGCTGCTGCTTGCTGCAAGGACTGGTCCAAAGCGTCTATCGGTTTCGGAGGGACTTTTAA
- the rny gene encoding ribonuclease Y, whose amino-acid sequence MLTIIAAITKPALTSSAAEPYLWALLAAGLVGVMGGFFGVWFIMRQSRRLAEQSAASHLELARREAAVTAQEMIGKAEEDIRAREAEMNRDFDRRKIEIELMLREIRSHEESLALLDYQLEQRQERLAREASAIKQARDAMRDLSKSLRKRLEGVASLDGEEVRKQLREEVVFECQEELRALRKELLERSEQEVVQESKRILVATMQRLASKPNNDITATIVQLPSEEMKGRIIGREGRNIKSFEAATATTLLIDESPQMVLISSFDPVRREIAKLALESLVKDGRIHPASIEEFVNRARQDMDLHVAQIGEEAVDRLKISGLHPEIIKLLGRLRFRFSYTQNVLDHSIEVAQLCSMLASELGLEPNVAKRAGLLHDIGKSIEGEYEGSHALIGADFIRRYGETTIVVNAVAAHHAEVKPETIYAGLVILADAISASRPGARAESMTSYIERLGRLEKLAMTMPGVQQAFAIQAGREVRVVVQPSVVTDEQAHLLAKNLRKKIEEELDYPSTIKVTVIREQRYTETAT is encoded by the coding sequence ATGCTGACCATCATCGCAGCCATCACCAAGCCAGCCCTTACGTCCAGTGCGGCCGAGCCGTATTTGTGGGCCTTGCTGGCGGCTGGGCTGGTCGGCGTGATGGGCGGTTTCTTCGGCGTCTGGTTCATCATGCGCCAGAGCCGCCGCCTCGCCGAGCAGAGCGCCGCCTCGCACCTCGAGCTGGCCAGGCGCGAGGCCGCCGTCACGGCGCAGGAAATGATCGGCAAGGCCGAGGAGGACATCCGCGCCCGCGAGGCGGAGATGAACCGCGACTTTGACCGCCGCAAGATCGAGATCGAGCTGATGCTGCGCGAAATCCGCTCGCACGAGGAGTCCCTCGCGCTGCTCGACTACCAGCTGGAGCAGCGGCAGGAACGACTCGCCCGCGAGGCCAGCGCCATCAAGCAGGCGCGCGACGCCATGCGCGACCTGTCGAAGAGCCTGCGCAAGCGCCTCGAGGGCGTCGCCTCGCTCGACGGCGAGGAAGTCCGCAAGCAATTGCGCGAGGAGGTCGTGTTCGAGTGCCAGGAGGAATTGCGCGCGCTGCGCAAGGAGCTGCTGGAGCGTTCCGAGCAGGAGGTGGTGCAGGAGAGCAAACGCATCCTCGTCGCCACGATGCAGCGCCTGGCCAGCAAGCCGAACAACGACATCACGGCCACCATCGTCCAGTTGCCGAGCGAGGAGATGAAGGGCCGCATCATCGGCCGCGAGGGCCGCAACATCAAATCCTTCGAGGCCGCCACCGCCACCACGCTGCTGATCGACGAGTCGCCGCAGATGGTGCTGATCTCCTCCTTCGATCCCGTGCGCCGCGAGATCGCCAAGCTCGCGCTCGAGAGCTTGGTCAAGGACGGCCGCATCCACCCGGCCAGCATCGAGGAATTCGTCAACCGCGCCCGGCAGGACATGGACCTGCATGTCGCCCAGATCGGCGAGGAGGCCGTGGATCGCCTGAAGATTTCCGGCCTGCATCCCGAGATCATCAAGCTGCTCGGCCGGCTGCGCTTCCGGTTTTCCTACACGCAGAACGTCCTCGACCACTCCATCGAGGTCGCGCAGCTCTGCTCCATGCTCGCCTCGGAGCTCGGCCTCGAGCCCAACGTCGCCAAGCGCGCCGGCCTGCTGCACGACATCGGCAAGTCGATCGAGGGTGAATACGAGGGCAGCCACGCGCTCATCGGCGCGGACTTCATCCGCCGCTACGGCGAGACCACCATCGTCGTCAACGCGGTCGCCGCCCACCACGCCGAGGTGAAGCCCGAGACGATCTACGCCGGGCTGGTGATCCTGGCCGACGCCATTTCCGCCTCGCGCCCCGGCGCCCGCGCCGAGTCCATGACCTCCTACATCGAGCGGCTCGGCCGGCTCGAGAAGCTGGCGATGACGATGCCCGGCGTGCAGCAGGCCTTCGCCATCCAGGCCGGCCGCGAGGTGCGCGTCGTCGTGCAGCCGAGCGTGGTGACCGACGAGCAGGCGCACCTGCTGGCCAAGAACCTCCGCAAGAAGATCGAGGAAGAGCTCGACTACCCAAGCACGATCAAGGTCACCGTCATCCGCGAGCAGCGGTATACCGAAACGGCGACGTGA
- the queF gene encoding preQ(1) synthase translates to MADKKILETFPNPAPQRDYVIEHTHHEFTSVCPMTGHPDFADITVRYVADKKCVELKSLKLYFHAYRNEGIFFEAVTNKICDDLGTVLKPRSLTIISKWKARGGFSSVVTAEWKRKR, encoded by the coding sequence ATGGCTGATAAAAAGATCCTCGAAACCTTCCCCAACCCCGCGCCGCAGCGCGACTACGTGATCGAGCACACGCACCACGAGTTCACCTCGGTGTGCCCGATGACGGGCCACCCCGACTTCGCCGACATCACCGTCCGCTACGTGGCGGACAAGAAGTGCGTCGAGCTGAAGTCGCTGAAGCTCTATTTCCACGCCTACCGCAACGAGGGCATCTTCTTTGAGGCGGTGACGAACAAGATCTGCGACGATCTCGGCACGGTGCTCAAGCCCCGCAGCCTGACCATTATTTCCAAATGGAAGGCCCGCGGCGGTTTCTCGTCGGTCGTCACGGCCGAGTGGAAGAGGAAACGGTAG
- a CDS encoding 3'-5' exonuclease, with the protein MPWTETPIHFIDFEGNAASGIIEFGVVTLRGGAIAETRTRLCRTLGRVAPEDTAVHGLTEAALRPFAPFKDEWEYFAGLRESGPLAAHFAHAENFLLKGAWAYPRSAPDFARPGKTTAEWGPWIDTGRLYPQFFPQLGDGQLEQLVAACGLQAELDALAAQHCPAGRRQYHAALYDAFGGALLLQALLKRPEFVASTIPWLLQMSTLDAGKRGALQQGDLF; encoded by the coding sequence ATGCCTTGGACTGAAACGCCGATCCATTTCATCGACTTCGAGGGCAATGCCGCCAGCGGCATCATCGAGTTTGGCGTGGTGACATTGCGCGGCGGAGCCATCGCCGAAACCCGCACGCGGCTCTGCCGGACGCTGGGCCGCGTGGCGCCGGAGGACACGGCGGTGCACGGACTGACGGAGGCGGCGCTGCGGCCGTTCGCGCCGTTCAAGGACGAGTGGGAGTATTTTGCGGGGTTGCGCGAGAGCGGTCCGCTGGCGGCACACTTCGCCCACGCGGAAAATTTCCTGCTGAAGGGCGCGTGGGCCTACCCGCGCAGCGCGCCGGATTTTGCCCGGCCGGGAAAGACCACGGCCGAGTGGGGCCCGTGGATCGACACCGGCCGGCTCTATCCGCAGTTCTTCCCGCAGCTCGGCGACGGCCAGCTGGAGCAGCTGGTCGCGGCGTGCGGCCTGCAGGCCGAGCTCGACGCGCTGGCGGCGCAGCATTGCCCGGCGGGCCGGCGGCAATACCACGCCGCGCTCTACGATGCGTTCGGCGGCGCGCTGCTGCTGCAGGCCCTGCTCAAGCGGCCCGAGTTCGTCGCGTCGACCATCCCCTGGCTCCTGCAGATGAGCACGCTCGACGCGGGCAAGCGCGGCGCGCTGCAGCAGGGGGATTTGTTCTGA
- a CDS encoding M20/M25/M40 family metallo-hydrolase, whose product MRAAEGTAADEKMLRAIYTAALTNGPAYEHLRELTTKYPGRLAGSKNLEGAVQWGEALLKATGADRTELQPAMVPHWERGAKESIAIVGGVKLTAVALGGSVPTPAGGLRAPVVEVQSLAALKTTDVKGKIVFFNRPMNPEYINPGLSYRDAGDQRNQGPGEAAKYGAVGALVRSLTHAHDDVPHTGATTYPPDGPKIPAAALSTIAADNLSAALKLDSSLTVEMTINSRWFEDAPSHNVIGELRGSEHPEQIIVVGGHLDAWDIAPGAHDDGSGVVQSIEVMRLLKAAGYQPRHTLRVVLFTNEENGTRGATAYSTAVQEKKEQHLFALETDNGGFQPRGFNLGNPAGNAARRAARWRGLFEPYGIYSFSDGVGGTDVHPLLAQGTTVAGLTPDSQRYFDIHHTTEDSIDKVNPRELELGAAAMASLIYLVDQYGL is encoded by the coding sequence GTGCGTGCCGCCGAGGGTACCGCGGCCGATGAGAAAATGCTGCGCGCGATCTACACCGCCGCGCTCACCAACGGCCCGGCCTATGAGCACCTGCGCGAGCTGACCACGAAATATCCCGGCCGCCTCGCCGGTTCGAAAAACCTCGAGGGCGCCGTGCAGTGGGGCGAGGCCCTCCTCAAGGCCACCGGCGCCGACCGCACCGAACTCCAGCCTGCGATGGTGCCGCATTGGGAACGCGGCGCGAAAGAGAGCATCGCCATCGTCGGCGGGGTGAAACTTACCGCAGTCGCCCTCGGCGGCTCCGTGCCCACGCCGGCCGGCGGCCTGCGCGCCCCGGTCGTCGAGGTGCAATCGCTGGCGGCCCTCAAGACCACGGACGTGAAGGGCAAGATCGTGTTTTTCAACCGGCCGATGAACCCCGAATACATCAACCCCGGCCTCTCCTACCGCGACGCCGGCGACCAACGCAACCAAGGCCCCGGCGAGGCGGCGAAATACGGCGCCGTCGGCGCGCTCGTGCGCTCGCTCACCCACGCGCATGACGACGTGCCCCACACCGGCGCCACCACCTACCCGCCTGACGGCCCGAAAATCCCCGCGGCCGCCCTCAGCACCATCGCCGCGGACAATCTCAGCGCCGCGCTCAAGCTCGACTCCTCCCTCACGGTCGAAATGACCATCAACTCCCGCTGGTTCGAGGATGCACCCTCGCACAATGTCATCGGCGAGCTCCGCGGCTCGGAGCACCCCGAACAGATCATCGTCGTCGGCGGCCATCTCGACGCGTGGGACATCGCGCCGGGCGCGCACGACGACGGCTCGGGCGTCGTTCAGTCCATCGAGGTCATGCGCCTGCTGAAGGCCGCCGGCTACCAGCCGCGCCACACCCTCCGCGTCGTGCTCTTCACCAACGAGGAGAACGGCACCCGCGGCGCCACCGCCTACTCCACCGCCGTGCAGGAGAAGAAGGAGCAGCACCTCTTCGCCCTGGAGACCGACAACGGCGGCTTCCAGCCCCGCGGCTTCAACCTCGGCAACCCCGCCGGCAACGCCGCTCGGCGCGCCGCCCGCTGGCGCGGCCTGTTCGAACCCTACGGCATCTACAGCTTCTCGGACGGCGTCGGCGGCACGGACGTGCACCCGCTCCTCGCCCAGGGCACCACCGTCGCCGGCCTGACGCCCGACTCCCAGCGCTACTTCGACATCCATCACACGACCGAGGACAGCATCGACAAGGTAAACCCGCGCGAGCTCGAGCTCGGCGCCGCCGCGATGGCGTCGCTGATTTACCTGGTCGACCAATACGGGCTGTGA
- a CDS encoding PTS sugar transporter subunit IIA: MAARLSSLLTPQSINLSVASTRRTAAINEVAKLLESDPNVGNFPGFYNELLAREQLDTTCLGNEIALPHARTEHVKKIVIAVGRSDTGVHFENSNQNVRLMFVLGTPKSNPGDYLMLVGSLCRLIKEAPQREALFTAKTPEAFIATVKELEDKVLGPAK, encoded by the coding sequence ATGGCCGCCCGTCTCTCCAGTCTCCTCACGCCGCAAAGCATCAATCTTTCGGTCGCCAGCACCAGGCGCACCGCCGCGATCAACGAGGTCGCCAAGCTCTTGGAAAGCGACCCGAACGTCGGCAATTTCCCGGGGTTTTACAACGAGTTGCTGGCCCGTGAACAGCTCGACACCACCTGCCTCGGCAACGAGATCGCCCTGCCCCATGCGCGCACGGAGCACGTGAAGAAGATCGTCATCGCCGTCGGCCGCAGCGACACCGGCGTCCACTTTGAGAACAGCAACCAGAACGTCCGCCTGATGTTCGTGCTCGGCACGCCCAAGTCGAATCCCGGCGACTACCTGATGCTCGTCGGCTCGCTCTGCCGCCTGATCAAGGAGGCCCCGCAGCGTGAGGCGCTCTTCACGGCCAAGACGCCCGAGGCCTTCATCGCCACGGTGAAGGAACTCGAGGACAAGGTGCTCGGTCCGGCCAAATAG
- the gyrA gene encoding DNA gyrase subunit A: MYTQNEKLSSANITDIMQTAYIEYSMSVIISRALPDARDGLKPVQRRILYAMLREGLVHNRAFDKCAGVVGEVLKNYHPHGDSSVYDTLVRLAQNWVMRYQLIDPQGNFGSVDGDPPAAYRYTEARLRDIAEELLKDIEEDTVDFVPNYKESTTEPTVLPAALPNLLMNGSTGIAVGMTTNIPPHNLSEIIDAACAIIDRPGITVDELVGYIPGPDFPTGGYINGRAGIKSYLTTGRGIVRMRGKAHTEELKGGGEQIIITEIPYNVNRATLVLRIAELVREKEIDGIRDLRDESDENTRIVIELKRGEQAQVVINQLYQKTALESSFGVILLALDKKRPKQMNIKELLECYIDHRRDVVTRRTQFRLNQAKARAHILEGYIIALDNLDDFVKIIRASSNRDEAKVRLMAKYPLSEIQTNAILELRLYQLTGLERGKIEAEYLELMKLIDELQGILNSEARLLALIKSELLVLRDKYASPRRTEIIDAEGDLRMEDVIPNEGCVITVSHLGFIKRTPVAAYRAQKRGGKGVIGAETYEEDFVETLFTASTHDYVLFFTSTGQCLAKKIYDIPEGTRTAKGKSVSSFLRLNAGEKIAAMVCVKEFDPVHHIVMATKAGITKKTNLADYINATRESGLRGIKLEAGDTLVGCVLTDGENEVVLVSAKGQAVRFVEADLRDQGRDTVGVTGMRFKYDGDYVKAIEVCDAQARLLIAREDGIGKRTPFEDYRLISRGGTGVIAIDLPEDGSVNVAGALSVRDTDEVMLLTAKGQSIRTPVAQIRETGRGAKGVRLVNLEEGDKLLAIARVVESDEEEAANSAAPGEPPPATT, translated from the coding sequence ATGTATACTCAGAACGAAAAACTCTCCTCGGCCAACATCACCGACATCATGCAGACGGCTTACATCGAGTATTCGATGTCGGTCATCATCTCGCGTGCCCTGCCCGACGCCCGCGACGGCCTGAAGCCCGTCCAGCGCCGCATCCTCTACGCGATGCTCCGCGAGGGCCTGGTCCACAACCGCGCCTTCGACAAGTGCGCCGGCGTCGTCGGCGAGGTGCTCAAGAACTACCACCCGCACGGCGACTCCTCGGTCTACGACACGCTCGTCCGCCTCGCCCAGAACTGGGTCATGCGCTACCAGCTCATCGACCCGCAGGGCAACTTCGGCTCCGTCGACGGCGATCCGCCGGCCGCCTACCGCTACACCGAGGCGCGCCTGCGCGACATCGCCGAGGAACTCCTCAAGGACATCGAGGAGGACACCGTCGACTTCGTCCCCAACTACAAGGAGTCGACCACCGAGCCGACCGTCCTCCCCGCCGCGCTGCCGAACCTGCTGATGAACGGCTCGACCGGCATCGCCGTCGGCATGACGACGAACATCCCGCCGCACAACCTCTCCGAGATCATCGACGCCGCCTGCGCCATCATCGACCGCCCGGGCATCACCGTCGACGAGCTGGTCGGCTACATCCCCGGCCCGGATTTCCCGACCGGCGGCTACATCAACGGCCGCGCCGGCATCAAGTCCTACCTCACCACCGGCCGCGGCATCGTCCGCATGCGCGGCAAGGCCCACACCGAGGAGCTCAAGGGCGGCGGCGAGCAGATCATCATCACCGAGATCCCCTACAACGTGAACCGCGCCACCCTCGTGCTGCGCATCGCCGAGCTTGTCCGCGAGAAGGAGATCGACGGCATCCGCGACCTGCGCGACGAGTCCGACGAGAACACGCGCATCGTCATCGAGCTCAAGCGCGGCGAGCAGGCCCAGGTCGTCATCAACCAGCTCTACCAGAAGACCGCCCTCGAGTCCTCCTTCGGCGTCATCCTGCTGGCCCTCGACAAGAAGCGGCCGAAGCAGATGAACATCAAGGAACTCCTGGAGTGCTACATCGACCACCGCCGCGACGTGGTCACGCGCCGCACCCAGTTCCGCCTTAACCAGGCCAAGGCCCGCGCCCACATCCTCGAGGGCTACATCATCGCCCTCGATAACCTGGATGACTTCGTGAAGATCATCCGCGCCTCGTCCAACCGCGACGAGGCCAAGGTCCGCCTGATGGCGAAATATCCTCTCTCCGAGATCCAGACCAACGCCATCCTCGAGCTCCGCCTCTACCAGCTGACCGGCCTCGAGCGCGGCAAGATCGAGGCGGAATACCTCGAGCTCATGAAGCTCATCGACGAGCTCCAGGGCATCCTCAACTCCGAGGCCAGGCTCCTCGCGCTGATCAAGTCCGAGCTCCTCGTGCTGCGCGACAAATACGCCTCCCCCCGCCGCACCGAGATCATCGACGCCGAGGGCGACCTCCGCATGGAGGACGTCATCCCCAACGAGGGCTGCGTCATCACCGTCTCCCACCTCGGTTTCATCAAGCGCACCCCCGTCGCCGCCTACCGGGCCCAGAAGCGCGGCGGCAAGGGCGTCATCGGCGCCGAGACCTACGAGGAGGATTTCGTCGAGACGCTCTTCACGGCCTCGACCCACGACTACGTCCTCTTCTTCACCAGCACGGGCCAGTGCCTCGCCAAGAAGATCTACGACATCCCCGAGGGCACCCGCACCGCCAAGGGCAAGTCCGTCTCCTCCTTCCTCCGCCTCAACGCCGGCGAGAAGATCGCCGCCATGGTCTGCGTGAAGGAGTTCGACCCGGTCCACCACATCGTGATGGCCACCAAGGCCGGCATCACCAAGAAGACCAACCTCGCCGATTACATCAACGCCACCCGCGAGAGCGGCCTGCGCGGCATCAAGCTCGAGGCGGGCGACACCCTCGTCGGCTGCGTCCTGACCGACGGCGAGAACGAGGTCGTCCTTGTCTCCGCCAAGGGCCAGGCCGTCCGCTTCGTCGAGGCCGACCTCCGCGACCAGGGCCGCGACACCGTCGGCGTCACCGGCATGCGCTTCAAGTATGACGGCGACTACGTCAAGGCCATCGAGGTCTGCGACGCCCAGGCCCGCCTGCTCATCGCCCGCGAGGACGGCATCGGCAAGCGCACGCCGTTCGAGGACTACCGCCTCATCTCCCGCGGTGGCACCGGCGTCATCGCCATCGACCTCCCCGAGGACGGCTCCGTCAACGTCGCCGGCGCGCTCAGCGTCCGCGACACCGACGAGGTGATGCTGCTCACGGCCAAGGGCCAGAGCATCCGCACCCCCGTCGCCCAGATCCGCGAGACCGGCCGCGGCGCCAAGGGCGTCCGCCTCGTCAACCTCGAGGAAGGCGACAAGCTCCTGGCCATCGCCCGTGTCGTCGAGTCCGACGAGGAAGAGGCCGCCAACAGCGCCGCGCCCGGCGAGCCGCCGCCGGCGACGACGTAA